The following are encoded together in the Arthrobacter sp. Y-9 genome:
- the map gene encoding type I methionyl aminopeptidase translates to MPPVAETAPLGKLTPGIVSPRRPVPPNIERPEYVDRPAPAKFTGSAVKSPETIERMRIASKIAAQAIVEVGKHIAPGVTTDQLDAVGHEFLLDHGAYPSTLGYRGFPKSLCSSLNEVICHGIPDSTVVEDGDILNIDITAYIHGVHGDTNYTFLVGDVDEESRLLVERTEESLRRAIKAVAPGREINVIGRTIESYAKRFGYGVVRDFTGHGVGEAFHTGLIIPHYDAAPAYNTVIEPGMTFTIEPMLTLGTTEWDMWPDDWTVLTRDRKRTAQFEHTLVVTETGAEILTVP, encoded by the coding sequence ATGCCACCAGTAGCTGAAACCGCACCTCTGGGTAAGCTCACCCCCGGAATCGTGAGCCCGCGTCGTCCTGTGCCGCCGAACATCGAGCGGCCCGAATATGTGGACCGGCCGGCACCCGCCAAGTTCACCGGCAGCGCCGTCAAGTCGCCGGAGACCATCGAGAGGATGCGCATCGCCAGCAAGATCGCGGCCCAGGCGATCGTGGAGGTGGGCAAGCACATCGCGCCCGGCGTGACCACGGACCAACTCGACGCCGTCGGCCACGAGTTCCTGCTGGACCACGGCGCCTACCCCTCCACGCTCGGGTACCGCGGCTTCCCCAAGTCCCTGTGCTCCTCGCTCAACGAGGTCATCTGCCACGGCATCCCCGACTCCACCGTGGTCGAGGACGGGGACATCCTCAACATCGACATCACCGCCTACATCCACGGCGTGCACGGCGACACCAACTACACCTTCCTGGTCGGCGACGTCGACGAGGAGTCCCGCCTCCTGGTCGAACGCACCGAGGAGAGCCTGCGCCGCGCCATCAAGGCCGTGGCCCCCGGACGCGAGATCAACGTCATCGGCCGCACCATCGAGTCCTACGCCAAGCGCTTCGGCTACGGGGTGGTCCGGGACTTCACCGGCCACGGTGTCGGCGAAGCCTTCCACACGGGCTTAATAATTCCGCACTACGACGCCGCACCGGCGTACAACACTGTGATCGAGCCGGGCATGACGTTTACGATTGAACCCATGCTCACGCTCGGCACCACCGAGTGGGATATGTGGCCGGACGACTGGACCGTATTGACCCGGGACCGCAAACGGACCGCGCAATTTGAGCACACCCTGGTGGTGACCGAAACCGGCGCTGAGATTCTCACAGTGCCGTAG
- a CDS encoding SPOR domain-containing protein — MPQYWYNMVTHQVEEDAMSDWSQLLGPYDTREEAENAPQSVQRHNEAWEKGDED; from the coding sequence ATGCCGCAGTACTGGTACAACATGGTCACCCACCAGGTGGAGGAGGACGCCATGAGCGATTGGAGCCAGCTCCTCGGCCCCTACGACACGCGCGAAGAGGCCGAGAACGCCCCGCAGAGCGTGCAGCGGCACAACGAGGCCTGGGAGAAGGGCGAC